Proteins co-encoded in one Marinomonas sp. IMCC 4694 genomic window:
- a CDS encoding trimeric intracellular cation channel family protein, which translates to MLLYWLGLFGIAAFAITGVISSGKKDMDLFSVVFLGMVTSLGGGTIRDTVLSVEAVYWVKDTSYLWVAFLSSALAFFTVRFIEDRQTVFHYADSFGLALFTVVATEKVLILGFPPTIAITMGIVTGVAGGIIRDVLSHRPPLVLGREFYATPAFLGALLLVLLEKNIPTHEFNSIYAVALVFILRVFAIHKDLYYPSWLLYKKR; encoded by the coding sequence ATGTTGCTCTATTGGTTAGGTCTGTTCGGCATCGCGGCATTTGCGATCACCGGGGTCATCTCGTCCGGAAAAAAAGACATGGATTTGTTCAGCGTGGTGTTTTTAGGCATGGTGACGTCTCTAGGGGGCGGTACCATTCGCGACACCGTGTTGTCCGTCGAGGCGGTGTACTGGGTAAAAGATACCTCGTATTTGTGGGTGGCTTTTTTGTCGTCGGCGTTGGCGTTTTTTACGGTTCGATTTATCGAAGATCGACAAACTGTTTTTCATTACGCTGACTCGTTTGGTTTGGCGTTGTTTACCGTCGTGGCAACAGAGAAAGTTTTAATCTTGGGTTTTCCGCCCACCATCGCTATTACTATGGGAATTGTTACCGGGGTCGCTGGCGGTATCATTCGGGACGTGTTGAGTCATCGACCGCCACTGGTGTTAGGGCGAGAATTTTACGCAACGCCGGCGTTTCTCGGTGCACTGTTGCTGGTGTTACTTGAAAAAAACATTCCCACGCATGAATTCAACTCGATTTACGCGGTGGCGTTAGTCTTTATACTTAGGGTGTTTGCCATTCATAAGGATTTATATTATCCGAGTTGGCTACTGTACAAAAAACGATAA
- the cobO gene encoding cob(I)yrinic acid a,c-diamide adenosyltransferase codes for MTEQLNQDEKNEARLLQKKAIVDQRIAAATEERGVTILLTGNGKGKSSSAFGTMARALGHGQKSAVIQFIKGRKATGEQLFFGSHPLVDFHVMGHGFTWETRNPELEKQAAEQAWDLAKQVLSDPSVYFVLLDEITYMYKYGYLNADDLIAALAARPLHQNVMMTGRTAPRVLLDSVDTHSKIGNERHAFANGVKAQMGIEW; via the coding sequence ATGACAGAGCAATTGAATCAAGACGAAAAAAATGAAGCGCGCTTATTACAGAAAAAAGCCATTGTTGATCAGCGTATTGCGGCGGCAACAGAAGAGCGTGGCGTGACCATTTTGCTAACCGGCAATGGCAAGGGAAAAAGCTCCAGTGCTTTTGGTACTATGGCGCGCGCGTTAGGTCATGGTCAGAAAAGTGCGGTGATTCAATTTATCAAAGGGCGTAAAGCAACGGGTGAGCAATTGTTCTTTGGTTCGCACCCGCTGGTGGATTTTCATGTGATGGGCCACGGTTTTACATGGGAAACACGCAACCCTGAACTGGAAAAACAAGCCGCCGAGCAAGCATGGGATCTCGCCAAACAGGTGCTGTCCGACCCGAGCGTGTATTTTGTTTTGCTGGATGAAATTACTTATATGTACAAATACGGCTATTTAAACGCAGATGACTTGATAGCGGCATTGGCTGCTCGACCGCTTCATCAAAACGTTATGATGACGGGACGTACTGCCCCGCGAGTCTTGCTAGACAGCGTGGATACACACAGCAAAATTGGTAACGAACGACACGCGTTTGCCAATGGTGTCAAAGCGCAAATGGGCATTGAGTGGTAG
- a CDS encoding methyl-accepting chemotaxis protein, with protein MSQLHLLQVATIQIQQWLTDISATRGQDGLNDGFDEADKSVAQFRSSVSQLKVLDTRSGIDYSSLIPVMEVYHQTGIKMANAYIEGGAPAGNKIMAEFDQAASDIYGEIDVIAERLEALQAGAFQKELNATKTSENMIVLFSIIYIVLLSILLWGVKRFVLTPVSNILNMTENLSSGDGDLTQRLTVNGKHELALLAMSFNAFIVKTDDMVSQVTRSVIRLIPMAKELTDTNKEIEDASLIQSEHSRHVSEHIELTKVSAGEVSVLIKEIASAVKSNVTALDDGQHVVRDMIQGMDKLSGEIGLVSEAVTQLREDSKKIESIVDVINAISEQTNLLALNAAIEAARAGEAGRGFAVVADEVRTLANKTKNSTEEIQSMINSIQNGTLQAARTMEKGMESTRSSVDQVHQSAEMLKNLGLSMSEINTQAEKIESETDVQSHHFHSVSENINIMESQFTKTLERLEYNLQFGADLNKLSEKLSSLISKFKVTDSDWSDSKRTQKRDPNQSN; from the coding sequence ATGTCACAGCTTCATTTATTGCAAGTGGCCACGATTCAAATTCAACAATGGTTGACAGACATAAGCGCGACTCGCGGTCAAGATGGCCTTAATGACGGGTTTGATGAAGCGGACAAATCCGTCGCTCAATTTCGTTCTTCAGTTTCCCAGCTTAAGGTATTAGATACCCGATCAGGTATTGATTATTCGTCATTAATACCTGTGATGGAGGTGTATCATCAAACCGGAATAAAAATGGCGAATGCGTACATAGAAGGGGGGGCGCCTGCTGGTAATAAAATAATGGCTGAATTTGACCAGGCTGCATCCGATATCTATGGCGAAATTGATGTTATAGCGGAGCGTCTTGAGGCATTACAAGCGGGTGCCTTTCAGAAAGAACTTAATGCCACTAAAACGTCAGAAAACATGATCGTGCTCTTTTCTATCATTTATATCGTTTTGCTGAGTATTTTGCTGTGGGGCGTTAAGCGATTTGTACTGACACCGGTGAGTAATATATTGAACATGACAGAAAATTTGTCGAGTGGTGACGGTGATTTAACCCAACGTTTGACGGTTAATGGAAAGCATGAGTTGGCTCTTCTAGCAATGAGTTTTAATGCCTTTATTGTAAAAACGGACGACATGGTGTCTCAGGTAACACGATCAGTGATTCGGTTGATTCCTATGGCGAAAGAGTTAACCGATACCAACAAGGAGATTGAAGACGCGTCACTTATCCAAAGCGAGCACAGTCGTCATGTTTCAGAACATATCGAACTCACAAAAGTTTCTGCGGGTGAGGTCTCTGTGCTGATTAAAGAAATAGCCAGTGCGGTTAAAAGCAATGTGACAGCCTTGGATGACGGGCAGCATGTTGTTCGTGACATGATTCAAGGTATGGATAAATTATCAGGTGAGATTGGTTTGGTGTCTGAGGCGGTCACCCAATTAAGAGAAGACAGCAAAAAAATTGAGTCTATTGTTGATGTGATCAATGCTATTTCAGAACAAACAAATTTGCTTGCACTGAATGCTGCGATTGAAGCGGCTCGCGCTGGTGAAGCAGGACGTGGCTTTGCAGTCGTTGCAGATGAAGTTCGAACATTGGCCAATAAGACGAAAAATTCGACTGAAGAAATTCAATCTATGATCAATTCTATTCAGAATGGCACATTGCAAGCGGCTCGGACCATGGAAAAAGGTATGGAGTCTACTCGCAGCAGCGTTGATCAAGTTCATCAGAGTGCAGAAATGCTGAAAAACCTTGGGTTGTCGATGTCCGAAATTAACACACAAGCTGAAAAAATAGAGAGTGAAACGGATGTTCAATCTCATCACTTCCATTCCGTTTCAGAGAATATCAATATAATGGAATCTCAATTCACTAAGACCTTAGAGCGGCTCGAATACAATCTCCAATTTGGTGCGGATCTAAACAAATTGAGTGAAAAGTTGAGCAGTTTAATCAGTAAATTTAAAGTCACAGATTCAGATTGGAGTGATTCAAAACGTACACAAAAACGTGACCCGAATCAAAGTAACTAG
- a CDS encoding YitT family protein, whose amino-acid sequence MSSIELPKAKKHTRLEDAQAVILGTLIIALGVNLFTYAGLLTGGSAGLAFLMQYSTPFTFGEAFFLINLPFYVLAVVHFGWEFTIKTFLSVFCLSVFADVTPMLVTFDEVNPIYASVAGGFLMGVGFLMLFRHNASLGGLNILARYLSEKYGISMGKFQMVVDCMIVLLSVFVVDYNLILISFVGAIALNMIIAVNHKPGRYMGNV is encoded by the coding sequence ATGTCCTCCATTGAGTTACCAAAAGCCAAAAAGCACACACGCCTTGAAGATGCCCAAGCGGTGATTTTAGGTACTTTGATTATTGCATTAGGTGTGAATTTGTTTACCTATGCGGGGTTGCTAACGGGTGGCTCAGCAGGATTGGCTTTTTTGATGCAGTATTCCACCCCGTTTACTTTTGGCGAGGCGTTCTTTTTAATTAATTTGCCCTTTTATGTGTTGGCTGTGGTGCATTTTGGGTGGGAATTCACCATCAAAACTTTCTTGTCGGTATTCTGTTTATCTGTTTTTGCTGATGTGACGCCAATGTTAGTGACGTTTGATGAGGTGAATCCTATTTACGCCAGTGTGGCGGGCGGCTTTTTGATGGGCGTCGGTTTTTTGATGCTGTTTCGTCATAACGCCAGTTTAGGTGGATTGAATATTCTGGCGCGCTATCTATCCGAAAAATATGGTATTTCTATGGGGAAATTTCAAATGGTGGTGGACTGCATGATCGTTTTATTGTCAGTCTTTGTGGTTGACTATAACTTGATTCTTATTTCCTTTGTCGGCGCCATCGCTCTCAATATGATTATTGCGGTGAATCATAAACCTGGACGTTATATGGGCAATGTGTAA
- a CDS encoding GNAT family N-acetyltransferase — protein sequence MRLELLKVDNLIPYLEDLIALLCDAVDSGAPIGFLPPMSDSEAKAYWLSINDDLLANSRQVLLVREDDKVVGSVQIGMSPKANALHRCDVEKLMVHTQAREQGLGSILMQGVERVAASMQRQLLILEVRSDDIAHDMYINMDYIAFGEVPGYTRSANGMLHNATFFYKEIETTHEVFS from the coding sequence ATGCGTTTGGAATTGCTCAAAGTAGACAACCTAATTCCTTATTTAGAGGATCTGATCGCATTATTATGTGATGCGGTCGATTCTGGGGCTCCCATCGGTTTTTTACCTCCCATGAGCGACTCCGAGGCCAAGGCGTATTGGTTGAGCATCAATGACGACTTGCTTGCCAATTCACGCCAAGTATTGTTGGTGCGTGAAGACGATAAGGTGGTCGGTAGCGTACAGATCGGCATGTCTCCCAAAGCCAATGCTTTGCATCGTTGCGATGTAGAAAAGCTAATGGTTCACACTCAAGCGAGAGAGCAAGGCTTGGGCAGCATCTTGATGCAAGGCGTGGAGCGTGTAGCGGCATCGATGCAAAGACAGCTACTGATACTCGAAGTGCGAAGTGACGATATTGCTCATGATATGTACATTAACATGGATTACATTGCTTTTGGCGAAGTCCCCGGCTATACCCGTAGTGCTAATGGTATGTTGCACAACGCGACTTTTTTTTACAAAGAAATTGAAACAACCCACGAAGTTTTTTCTTAA
- a CDS encoding pseudouridine synthase — MRLDFYLSHVTELARKAAKIAASKGRVTVNGVVVKKANYTVQEDDEIHLDDTLLAWPSEGYYLLNKPADYVCATQDSDHPTVLDLVPPHLGQGLKIVGRLDKDTTGLLLLTTDGQWLHRITSPRSRCNKRYRMMLAEPISDEALTQLENGVMLNGEAEPTLPAVVERISECDIFLTIQEGKYHQVKRMLAAVGNKVEELHRDQIGPLELDADLAMGEFRALTDAEVAYFK, encoded by the coding sequence TTGAGACTTGATTTTTATTTATCCCATGTGACTGAGTTGGCTCGTAAAGCCGCTAAAATTGCAGCATCGAAAGGCCGTGTTACTGTTAACGGTGTTGTGGTTAAAAAAGCCAATTATACCGTACAAGAAGACGATGAAATCCACCTCGATGACACCCTTCTAGCATGGCCCTCAGAAGGCTATTACTTGCTTAACAAGCCAGCTGATTATGTGTGTGCAACACAAGATTCAGATCACCCAACGGTATTGGACCTTGTCCCTCCGCATCTAGGTCAAGGCTTAAAAATAGTCGGGCGTTTAGACAAAGACACCACGGGATTATTGCTGTTGACCACCGATGGTCAGTGGTTACATCGCATTACTTCACCGCGTAGCCGCTGTAATAAACGTTACCGTATGATGCTTGCTGAGCCCATCAGTGACGAAGCACTAACGCAGCTGGAAAATGGGGTAATGTTAAACGGAGAAGCAGAACCAACCTTGCCCGCTGTCGTAGAACGAATCAGTGAGTGTGATATATTCTTAACGATTCAAGAAGGGAAATATCATCAGGTTAAGCGTATGTTGGCGGCCGTGGGTAATAAGGTGGAAGAACTACATCGTGACCAAATAGGCCCCCTTGAATTAGATGCAGACTTGGCGATGGGCGAATTTCGCGCCTTAACTGACGCTGAAGTCGCGTATTTTAAATAA
- a CDS encoding DUF2750 domain-containing protein, with product MKELSMEERVQLLVAPDSERLAYFVEQAKATELVWSLSNDEGFVMVETDDGDCVMVWPDAEFASQWAIEDWDDCEPVSISLQQFKAEWLPSLTLDKITVAVFPNIEDEGKLSTAEELTRLFA from the coding sequence ATGAAAGAACTATCTATGGAAGAGCGCGTACAACTTTTGGTCGCACCAGACAGTGAACGACTGGCGTATTTTGTTGAACAAGCCAAAGCCACCGAATTAGTTTGGAGTCTGAGCAACGACGAAGGTTTTGTGATGGTAGAAACCGACGATGGTGATTGTGTGATGGTTTGGCCAGACGCCGAATTTGCCAGCCAATGGGCGATTGAAGATTGGGACGATTGCGAACCGGTTTCTATTTCACTGCAACAGTTCAAAGCGGAGTGGTTGCCAAGCCTGACACTGGATAAAATCACCGTGGCCGTTTTTCCTAATATTGAAGACGAAGGAAAATTATCGACAGCAGAAGAATTGACACGTTTGTTTGCTTGA
- a CDS encoding TetR/AcrR family transcriptional regulator: MKILDAAEVEFGLKGYNGASLQHIAERAGLPKPNIIYYFQSKANLYKQVLNQTLTGWNDVFDRATLDDDPALVLDSFIRVKLRQSFEQGKGSRLFAMEVIGGALHIGDYLKEELRPWFASRAALLQGWMDAGKMRQCDPSSVIFMIWATTQHYADFEAQVLALSGIDTLHTEDLQRIGDTVSGIILSGCGLTPSNSDQ, from the coding sequence ATGAAAATCCTCGACGCGGCCGAAGTCGAATTTGGATTAAAGGGTTACAACGGTGCCAGTTTGCAGCATATTGCTGAGCGTGCTGGTTTGCCAAAACCTAATATTATTTATTATTTTCAGTCCAAAGCGAACCTCTACAAACAAGTATTGAATCAAACATTAACAGGCTGGAATGATGTATTTGATCGCGCTACGTTGGACGATGACCCAGCTTTAGTGTTGGACAGCTTTATCCGCGTAAAGTTAAGGCAAAGTTTTGAGCAAGGCAAAGGATCACGGTTATTTGCTATGGAGGTCATAGGCGGCGCCTTGCACATTGGCGATTATTTAAAAGAAGAACTTCGCCCTTGGTTCGCTTCACGTGCGGCTTTACTACAAGGCTGGATGGACGCAGGAAAAATGCGACAATGTGATCCTTCCAGCGTGATTTTTATGATTTGGGCGACAACACAACATTATGCGGATTTTGAAGCGCAAGTCTTGGCGCTTAGTGGAATTGACACTTTGCATACTGAAGATTTGCAGCGTATTGGAGATACGGTCAGCGGCATTATTTTGTCGGGCTGTGGTTTAACACCATCGAATTCAGACCAATAA
- a CDS encoding PAS-domain containing protein, producing MTVFWILLAVLYVLGLFWIAIWGDKESAAAKKLTRHPFVYSLSLAIYCTAWTFYGSIGEASRSGWSYLPILLGPILLYLLGFPLLRKLITVSRKQNITSIADFISSRYGKRPMTAPLVILISMLAVIPYIALQLKAIGSNFALFVNQDESSASFVVFVSTILIGMFAMLFGTRKVEVTEYRSGMMLAIGTESLFKLVAIIAVGIVAVSMTQDIGIEEAQRNVNFSVWKPEQLLSFSFLMQTFMSAAAVICLPRQFHVTVVDHQNNKQSNMARWLFPLYLLIFAVLIPPIAIAGQSLFSADINPDTYVIQFALASDNLPLQILIFLGGMSATTAMIIIATFALSIMISNDVILPLMLARASAQQQALPLYRRRILMIRRLAMMGILALSFLYYQKMANNESLAGTGVLAFSLVLQLMPAVLGGLYWKRAHAYGVYMGLTLGFLSWVLLMMLPLTGSMDWGLSSEESRSELISYGAFISLLANIFGYIVGSILSTERLIDRIQATAFVSPTTELEKGFFKPKSKATNSDFFVLLETFLGKQKSQQVLSSFEQDYNQTIPHNTSPNRLFVDYCERILGGVLGGSSARTIINSILVDKQIKVEEMVTYLDETTQAIQFSQNLLFVSMDNLDQGISVVDKDLRIVAWNKTYLSLYPYPESMLTVGLPVEKLIRFNAEHGECGVGDIEELVNKRLEHLRKGTTHRFLRRRASGRVIEMVGNPLPDGGFVTSFTDVTEHIESQQALKEANIDLEKRVEARTVEVQGVNYELMQEIERRNQAEIDLISAKAEAEQANASKTEFLALASHDILQPLNAAKLYMGILQSTSLPDNTSQVIDRLSDSLESTEALISTLLEIARLDQGAIQPKLVDCDLQEILAPIVQEFGVIADSKHIRLSTHLRPFRVHTDPIYLRRIIQNFVSNAVKYTQKGRVLLSVRPRNGVVYLQVWDTGVGIPVAEQKKIFDDFYRWENTKEPGMGLGLGLVRRMQKQLGVTTQIHSTPGRGSCFSIAIPLAQGTHIATVSQPHVINTTHEKLATCYVWCIDDEQNNLTAMNTLLTHWQCDCRTFNRFSDAIDAVGEAELLLVDYHLDDNKDGLSLIKTLRKRAGKTIPAVLITALRDPKLVEQCKQLNITYMAKPAKPAKLRALVQHIHTLREESQ from the coding sequence ATGACTGTTTTCTGGATTTTGTTAGCCGTTTTATACGTTTTAGGACTGTTCTGGATTGCAATCTGGGGCGATAAAGAAAGTGCCGCCGCTAAAAAGCTCACACGACACCCTTTTGTCTATAGCTTATCATTGGCTATTTACTGCACCGCATGGACTTTTTATGGATCCATCGGCGAGGCGTCCCGTTCAGGCTGGAGCTATTTACCTATACTTTTAGGGCCCATTCTTTTGTACTTGTTGGGTTTTCCATTGCTTCGTAAGTTGATTACCGTGAGCCGCAAGCAAAACATCACGTCCATTGCGGATTTCATTTCATCGCGTTATGGCAAACGCCCCATGACGGCCCCTTTGGTCATATTGATTAGCATGCTTGCGGTTATTCCCTACATTGCGCTGCAACTTAAAGCGATAGGCTCTAACTTCGCTTTGTTTGTTAACCAAGATGAATCTTCTGCCAGCTTTGTCGTTTTTGTTTCAACGATCTTGATTGGTATGTTTGCCATGCTATTTGGTACGCGTAAAGTAGAGGTAACGGAATACCGCTCGGGTATGATGCTGGCCATTGGCACCGAGTCTTTATTTAAGCTTGTCGCTATTATCGCCGTAGGTATTGTAGCCGTGTCAATGACGCAAGATATCGGCATCGAAGAAGCGCAAAGAAATGTCAATTTTTCTGTTTGGAAACCGGAACAATTGCTGTCTTTTTCGTTTTTGATGCAAACCTTTATGTCGGCAGCAGCGGTTATTTGTTTACCACGCCAGTTCCATGTCACCGTAGTAGACCACCAAAATAACAAGCAATCCAACATGGCCCGCTGGCTATTCCCCTTGTATTTGCTTATTTTTGCTGTGTTAATTCCACCTATTGCCATTGCAGGCCAAAGCCTCTTTTCGGCTGATATCAATCCAGATACCTACGTCATTCAATTTGCCCTAGCGTCTGATAACTTACCACTGCAGATCCTAATTTTTTTGGGAGGGATGTCTGCGACCACGGCCATGATCATTATCGCGACCTTTGCGCTCAGTATCATGATCAGCAACGATGTGATCTTGCCGCTCATGTTGGCGCGAGCCAGTGCGCAGCAACAAGCCTTGCCTCTCTATAGGCGACGCATACTCATGATAAGGAGACTCGCCATGATGGGCATTTTGGCGTTGTCTTTTTTGTATTATCAAAAAATGGCCAACAATGAATCGCTTGCTGGTACAGGGGTGCTGGCATTTTCTCTGGTATTGCAATTGATGCCGGCGGTACTGGGTGGTTTGTATTGGAAACGAGCCCACGCTTACGGCGTTTATATGGGCTTAACCTTGGGCTTTTTGTCTTGGGTATTACTGATGATGTTGCCGCTAACGGGCAGTATGGATTGGGGGTTAAGCAGTGAAGAGTCTCGCTCAGAGCTGATCAGTTATGGCGCTTTTATTAGCCTATTAGCGAATATCTTTGGCTATATTGTAGGCTCAATTTTGTCTACTGAGCGCTTAATCGATCGCATTCAAGCCACCGCCTTTGTAAGCCCCACCACAGAGCTTGAAAAAGGCTTTTTTAAGCCTAAAAGCAAAGCCACAAACAGCGATTTTTTTGTGCTGCTAGAAACGTTTTTAGGCAAACAAAAAAGCCAGCAAGTATTATCCAGTTTTGAGCAAGACTACAATCAGACCATTCCTCACAACACGTCACCCAATCGCCTGTTTGTGGATTATTGCGAGCGAATTTTAGGCGGTGTTTTAGGAGGGTCATCCGCCCGTACCATCATCAATTCCATCTTGGTTGATAAACAGATCAAGGTAGAAGAAATGGTGACCTATTTGGATGAAACGACGCAAGCTATTCAATTCAGCCAAAACTTACTGTTTGTCTCGATGGATAATTTAGACCAAGGAATCAGCGTGGTAGATAAAGACCTACGCATCGTCGCTTGGAACAAAACCTATCTGTCGCTCTACCCTTATCCAGAAAGCATGCTGACGGTCGGCTTACCCGTTGAAAAGCTCATCCGCTTTAACGCTGAACATGGAGAATGTGGCGTAGGGGACATAGAAGAGTTGGTCAATAAACGTTTAGAGCATCTTAGAAAAGGCACAACACACCGCTTTTTACGCCGTCGTGCCAGCGGACGCGTCATAGAAATGGTCGGCAACCCACTTCCCGATGGTGGATTCGTCACCAGTTTTACCGACGTAACGGAACACATTGAAAGTCAACAGGCCCTCAAAGAGGCCAATATTGATCTTGAAAAACGGGTTGAAGCTCGAACCGTGGAGGTTCAAGGTGTGAACTACGAATTAATGCAAGAAATCGAGCGTCGTAATCAAGCTGAAATCGATCTCATTAGTGCCAAAGCGGAAGCCGAGCAAGCCAACGCCTCAAAAACAGAATTCTTGGCGCTAGCCAGTCACGATATTTTACAACCACTGAACGCCGCTAAACTCTATATGGGCATTTTGCAATCCACCTCTTTACCAGACAACACCAGCCAAGTAATCGACCGGTTGTCGGACTCACTGGAATCTACTGAAGCGCTCATTTCTACCTTGTTAGAAATTGCTCGACTTGACCAAGGCGCCATTCAACCCAAATTAGTCGACTGCGACTTACAAGAAATACTCGCCCCTATTGTGCAGGAGTTTGGCGTCATTGCCGACAGCAAACACATTCGTCTAAGCACCCATTTACGCCCTTTTAGAGTGCACACTGATCCTATTTATTTACGTCGTATCATTCAAAACTTTGTTTCAAATGCGGTTAAATACACTCAAAAAGGCCGTGTTTTATTGAGCGTTCGGCCCCGCAACGGCGTCGTATACCTTCAAGTATGGGATACCGGTGTGGGTATACCTGTCGCTGAACAAAAGAAAATTTTTGATGATTTTTACCGGTGGGAAAACACGAAAGAACCGGGTATGGGTTTAGGGCTTGGCTTAGTTCGTCGAATGCAAAAACAGCTAGGCGTCACCACGCAAATCCATTCGACGCCTGGAAGAGGCAGCTGTTTTAGTATTGCCATTCCATTGGCTCAAGGCACACACATAGCAACGGTATCTCAGCCACACGTGATTAATACGACCCATGAAAAACTCGCGACTTGTTACGTTTGGTGTATCGATGACGAACAGAACAACCTTACCGCAATGAATACCCTACTCACCCATTGGCAGTGTGATTGCCGCACCTTTAACCGTTTTAGCGATGCCATTGACGCTGTGGGGGAGGCAGAGCTTTTGCTGGTGGATTATCACCTAGACGATAATAAAGACGGTTTATCCTTGATAAAAACGCTGCGTAAGAGAGCAGGTAAAACTATTCCTGCCGTGCTGATTACAGCACTGAGAGACCCAAAACTGGTAGAGCAATGCAAACAGCTAAATATTACCTATATGGCAAAACCCGCAAAGCCCGCGAAGCTGCGGGCTTTGGTTCAACACATACACACTCTGAGAGAAGAAAGTCAGTAA
- a CDS encoding peptidylprolyl isomerase: MQITENAVVSMHYTLTDEQGQELDSSIGQEPLVFLSGAQNIIDGLDKALQGKVAGDKLDVSVAPEEGYGVVHEELIQKVPTENFQGVDDIQIGMQFMAQTPGGQQPVTVIAVEDDGIMLDGNHPLAGKTLTFNVEIIDVREALAEELEHGHVHGEGGHHH, translated from the coding sequence ATGCAAATTACTGAAAACGCGGTTGTGAGCATGCACTACACATTAACGGATGAGCAGGGCCAAGAACTCGACTCTTCTATCGGTCAAGAGCCGTTAGTGTTTCTTAGTGGTGCGCAAAATATTATTGATGGATTGGACAAAGCTCTGCAGGGTAAAGTGGCAGGCGATAAACTCGATGTGTCTGTCGCCCCTGAAGAAGGTTATGGTGTTGTGCATGAAGAATTGATTCAAAAAGTGCCAACAGAAAATTTTCAAGGAGTGGATGACATTCAGATTGGTATGCAATTCATGGCGCAAACACCGGGCGGCCAACAACCCGTTACCGTTATTGCTGTTGAAGACGATGGCATCATGCTAGACGGAAATCATCCCTTGGCAGGAAAAACGCTGACCTTTAATGTTGAAATTATTGACGTGCGTGAAGCGCTGGCTGAAGAGCTAGAACACGGTCATGTTCATGGTGAGGGCGGTCATCACCACTAG